The Pseudomonas hefeiensis genomic sequence GCCACCTTTACGCCTAGCGCCAGTATTTCCGATACCAGCAACGTGATCACCCTGGACAATACCGGCTTGATCAACGGCGCGGGCAACGCTGGCGTCGGCACCACGGACTCCAACAACTATGTGGTCGATACGGTGCGACCCACCGCGACCATCGTTGTGGCCGATACGGCTATTGCCGCAGGCGAGACCTCCCTGGTGACCATCACCTTCAGCGAGGCGGTGACGGCGTTCACCAGTGCCGACCTGACGGTTGCCAACGGCGTGATCTCCGGCCTGAGCAGCAGCGACGGCGGCATCACCTGGACGGCCACCTTCACGCCGAGCGCTGGCGTCACCGACACCAGCAACGTCATTTCGCTCAATAGCGGCGGCATCGTCGACCTGGCGGGCAACACCAACGTTGGCGCGACCGATTCGAACAACTATGCCATCGACACCGTGCGCCCAACGGCGACCATTGTCATGGCCGACGCCAACCTCAGCGTTGGCGAAACCTCGTTGGTGACCATCACCTTCAGCGAGGCGGTGACCGGTTTCACTAACGCTGATATGAGCGTTGCCAACGGCACCTTGAGCGCCGTCAGCAGCAGCGACGGCGGCCTGACCTGGACCGCGGTCTTCACCCCGACCCTCGGCGTGCGGGATATGTCCAACCTGATCATCCTGGACAACACCGGTGTGAGTGACGCGGCGGGCAACGGCGGAACCGGCACGACCAACTCGGCCAACTACGCCATCGACACGCAGGTGCCGACGGCGACCATCGTGGTGGCCGATACGTCCTTGAGCATCGGTGAAACCAGCCAGGTGACCATCACCTTCAACGAGGCGGTGAGCGGTTTCGACAACAGCGACCTGACCGTCAGCAACGGCACGTTGAGCAACGTGAGCAGTACCGACGGTGGCGTTACCTGGACAGGCACGTTCACGCCGAGCGCGAGTATTGCCGATACCAGCAACCTGATCACCCTGGACAATACCGGCGTCAGCAACATCTCAGGCAACGCCGGCGTCGGCACCACCGATTCGAACAACTATGCCATCGACACCGTGCGCCCAACGGCGACCATCGTTGTGGCCGATACGGCTATTGCCGCAGGCGAGACCTCCCTGGTGACCATCACCTTCAGCGAGGCGGTGACGGCGTTCACCAGTGCCGACCTGACGGTTGCCAACGGCGTGATCTCCGGCCTGAGCAGCAGCGACGGCGGCATCACCTGGACCGCGACCTTCACACCGACCGCTGGCGTCACGGACACCAGCAACGTCATCTCGCTCAACAGTGGTGGCATCATTGACCTGGCCGGCAACACCAACGTCGGTGGTACCGACTCCAATAACTACAGCATCGACAGCCAGCGTCCGACCGCCACCATTGTGCTGAGTGACGCTGCGTTGAGACCGGGCGAAACGGCTCAAGTGACCATCACCTTCAGCGAGGAAGTCACCGGCTTCAGCAACGCCGACCTGAGCGTGGCAAATGGCACATTGAGCGCCGTGAGCAGCAGCGACGGCGGCTTGACCTGGACGGCCACTTTCACGCCGGACCTGGGCGTGACCGACGCCAGCAACCTGATCGTCCTGGACAATACCGGCGTGAGCGACGCGGCGGGCAACACCGGGACAGGCACCACCAACTCGGCCAACTACGCGGTCGAGACGCGGGTGCCAACCGCCACCGTCGTGGTGGCTGATAACGCACTCAGTGTGGGGGAAACCTCGCTGGTGACGATCACCTTCTCGGAAGCGGTCAGCGGGTTCGACAATGCCGACCTGAGCGTGAGCAATGGCACACTGAGTAACGTCTCGTCCACCGATGGCGGCGTGACCTGGACAGCCACCTTCACCCCGGCCAGCAACATCAGCGACACCAGCAACCTGATCAGCCTGGACACCAGCGGCGTGGTCAACGTTTCGGGCAACAACGGTGTTGGCGTGGTGAACTCCAACAATTATGCGGTCGACACGGTACGCCCGGGCGCCACCATCGTGCTGGGCGACACTACGCTGGGTATCGGCCAAAGCACCACCGTGACCATTACCTTCACCGAGGCGGTGGCCGGCTTCGACCTCTCGGACCTCAGCGTTGCCAATGGTGTGCTGTCCAATCTCGCCAGCAGTGACGGTGGCCTGACCTGGACGGCGACCCTGACGCCTACCGCGGGCGTCAACGATGCCACCAACCTGATCCTGCTCGACGCCAGCAATGTGCAGGACCTGGCCGGCAACGCCGGCGTGGGCATCGCCATTTCCAGCAACTACGCACTCGATGCCACCCGGCCGACGGCAACCATCGTGGTCGCCGACCCGAACCTGACGGTGGGCGAGACGACCCAGGTGACGTTCACCTTCAGCGAAGCGGTGACTGATTTCGATCTGTCGGACCTGAGCGTCACCAACGGTGAGCTCACCAACCTGACCACCAGCGACGGCGGCAGGACCTGGACGGCAACGTTCACGCCAACGGTGAACCTCACCGACCCGAGCAACTTCATTGCCCTGGACACCAGTAACGTCAGCGACCTGACGGGCAACGCCGGAGCAAGCGTGGCGGTGTCCAACAATTACGCCATTGACACCGTGGTGGCCAACGATGTGAAGCCACCGCCCGAGTTCCTGACGTCGGATCCTGTCACGGTCGTGCCGCCATCCGAGGTGCCGTTGCAGCCGATCATCTTCACGCCGCCGACTGGTGACCTTGGCTCGCCGCTGGGCTTTCCACCCCTGTTTGAGCAACGGGACGTGGGCGGCGGCATTCGGCCGATTGGCGACATCTTCATCAACCGTGGTGCATTGGCGCCGAGCTTTATCGCCCAGGTATTCAGTACCGACGCTGCGGGCGATGGCTCCGGCCAAGGCTTCCTGGGGTTTGGTGGCGGTGATGGCGGGGTGTTTGGCAGTAGCACGATCGCCGGTCTGTTCAGCCAGGATGCCGGTTCCGATGGTGAATCGCTGGACGCCTTCGGCAGTCAGTCGATGCAGGGCGGTGATGTGTCCCAAGGGGTACGCGGGGTTTTCGGCGCACCGACCCTGGGTCAGCAACTGCAACAACTTAAAGACACTGAACAACGTCAGGTCGACAGCCTGGCAATGGCATTGCAACAGGTCGGCATCAGCCAGGCGCAGGCCTGAACAACTAAAAAAATTGGGGCAGCCAGGGGCAATCCAGGGAATGAATAGAAGTCAGAAGTTATTCGCAATGAGTGTGCTGGCGTTGACGGTCAGTGGATGTGCGGTCACCAGCGATCCGATCGAGCGTAGCGTCAGCGAACAGCGCGCCCGGACCGATCTGCAGAATATGTACAAGGATCAGGAGCCCCTCAGCGGGCCGCTGACCCTGCACCAGGCCATGGCCCGTGCGGTGAAGTACAACCTTGAAGGCCGCTTGAAGATCATGGAGGAAGCCCTGGCCAAGCGTCAGCTGGACCTGGCCAGTTTCGACATGCTGCCACGCATGGCCCTGGACGCCGGCTATGTGGGCCGCAATAACGTCAGCGCTTCCAGCAGCCAGAGCGTGGAAACCGGTACCCAGTCCCTGGAACCGTCGACCTCCCAGGACCGCGATCGCGAAGTGGCCGACCTGACCATGGTCTGGAACGTGCTCGATTTCGGCGTGAGCTACATCAGTGCCAAGCAGGCCGGGGACCAGCGGCTGATCGTGCAGGAGCGTCGGCGCAAGGTCATCAACACGATCGTCCAGGATGTGCGTTCGGCTTACTGGCGAGCCATGGCCGCCGAGCGCCTGCTCAAGCAGATCGACAGTCTGATGGTCCGGGTCGATACGGCCCGCGGCAACAGTCAGAGCATGAGCGAGCAACGCATTGGCGACCCGGTGCAGGCTTTGGGTTACCAGCGTTCGCTGATCCAGGCCACCCGCCAGCTCGAAGAGCAGCGACGGGCGTTGTCCCTGGCCAAGACGGAGCTGGCGACGCTGATCAACCTGCCCCTGGGCACTGAGCTGACCTTGGCCACTCAGGATGAATACGTGATCCCGGAACTCAAGGTCGACCTCGCGCGCCTTGAACAGGAAGCCCTGACCAGCCGTCCGGAACTGCGCGAGCAGGACTACCAGACGCGCATCACCGCTGCCGAAACCCGCAAGGCCATGCTGCGCCTGTTGCCGGGGCTGGAGTTTTCCGCTGGCGGGCATTACGACAGCAACTCGTTCCTGGTGGAGCAGGGCTGGGCTGACTATGGCGTGAAAGTCACCTGGAACCTGTTCAACGTAATCTCCGCCCCGGCGGCCATCAACGTCGCCAAGGCCGGTGAAGAGGTGGCGGCGGCGCGGCGTCAGGCCATGTCGATTGCCGTGCTGGCGCAGCTGTACGTGGCCAATGCCAATTACCGCGAGGCGCTGCGCCAGTTCAAGACCAGCCAGCAGTTATCGGATATCGATGGGCAGATCGTTGGTCAACTGCGCAACCGCTATCAGGCCGCCGGCTTGGGCGAGCTGGACCTGATCCAGGGCGAACTCAACACGCTGCAGGCGGATTTGCGGCGGGATCTGGCCTATGCCGACCTGCGCAACGCCTACGGCCAGATCTTTGCCAGCGCTGGCCTTGACCCGTTGCCCGATGAAGTGCAATCGACCCAAGTGCAGTCCATCGCCACGGCGCTGGCCAACCGCGAAGCGGCGTGGGCCCAGGGCGATATCGCGGCGCCGACGGCAGCGGTGACCCCATAACAGGCCGCCAGCATGGTGCGCCCGGCGTTTTCCCGGCTGCCGGTAACGGTGAACCTGCCCTTGCTGTTGCAGGCATTGGCAGCCGTTGAAGACGATCGTTGGCAAGGTCATTTCAACAGCGCCTATTACAGCGGCGACTGGAGTGGCGTGGCGCTGATTTCGGCGGTCGATGCCTTGACCCCGTTGTCTTGCGGGCGCGGTCAGCCCGTGCGCCGCGCGCCCTGGTCAGACGATGACCGTTGGCACGAAGCGTTGCGCGACTGGCCGCTGGAGATTGTCTCGGCACGGCTGCTGCGACTCGGCCCCGGCGGGTGTATCCACGAGCATCGCGATTATGACTTGGGTGGAGCGGACGCCGATCTGCGCCTGCATGTGCCGCTGCTCAGCCCGCCTGGCGTGGATTTCTGGCTGGATGGGCAACGCATTCCGATGACGGCGGGAGAATGTTGGTTTCTCGACCTGTCGCTGCCTCATCGCGTCGATAACCGCAGCAGTCAGCCGCGGATTCATCTGGTGCTCGATTGCCGCCCCAGCCCATGGTTGCAAAGGCAGGTTGCTGCAGGCCTGCTCAGCACACCGGCAATCGGGGCTGAGCGAAGTGATCTGGTGTGTTTTGAGCAACTCGTTGAAAGCGACCCTCAACTCGCCCGGACCCTGCAGAGCCTGCATGACGTGGACGCTTTCATTGAGTGTGCAATCGCGATGGCCGCCGAACGGGATTTGCACGTTACCCGCGAGCAATTGCAAGCGGCCATGCGCAACGGTCGCCGGCAGTGGAGTGACCAGTGGAAGGCCTGAGCCTGGATGGCTGGTTGCCGATCCGCGTGTGGCAAGCGACGGGGCAGTGGCGGGTTGACTGGTGCTGGTTCGGTGAGGCGCGATTGTCGCAACCGTTCTTCAGCGACGCGGTGGAGCAGGCCCTGCGGTTGCCCTTCAATCAGGCGTTCCGTCGCCAGACACCCTTGGGCGCTCTGGATCAGTGGAAGCAACAAAGCCCAGGTCTGCTTCCAAGTGCATTCATCTTCCATGCCTCCCGCTGTGGCTCGACATTGATCAGCCAGATGCTGGCGCAACTGGACGACCACATCGTCATTTCAGAACCGCCGCCTCTGGATACTCTGCTGCGCAGTGATATGGCGCACGCTGACCGGTGCATGGCACTCAGGGGGCTGATGTCGGCCTATGGGCAGCGCCGCCGCGGTGTGGAACAGCGGCTGGTGATCAAGCTCGACGCCTGGAACATCGGTGAGCTGGCGCTGCTGCGCGAATGTTTTCCCGATACGCCTTGGTTGTTCGTGTACCGCGACCCTTTGGAAATCGCCGTTTCCCATTTGCGTCGTCCCGGCATGCACATGGTGCCGGGGATGATCGGGACGAGCGTGCTGGACGACGGATTGCCCTTCAGCGGTCAGGAAGATTTCATCGCACGCCGACTGGGCCGATTGTTGCGGGTGGGGTTGGAGCGCTGCCATGAGTTTGCCGGGCTGGCGGTTAATTACGCTGAGTTGCCTGATGCGATGGCAGGGCGGCTGGCAGTGTTTTTCGGACTCGATGACGCCCAGCGCCGCCAAGTGTTTGCCATGGCGGGGCAGCATGCCAAGCAGCCGGGGCAGGCGTTTGCTGGTGACAGCGAGGACAAGCGTCGGGAGGCTTCATCAACGCTGCGTGATCAGGTGATGCATTGGGCGCAGGGGGCCTATGAGGCGCTCGAAACGTGGCGGCCTGATAGCCGGCCAGGATTTGGTTGACTGGGTACATATCCGTTGCTGCGGTAACGGCGGCTTAGGGTTCCGCCCTTACGGCGGGTCACTTTTGGCAAACGCCCCAAAAGTAACCAAAAGGTCTTGCCCCACCACTTGGTGCCTCGCCTAGGCTCGGCATGCCCGAACGCAGGCATTGCTCCGTGGGCCCGCCGCGAAGGGCCATCCATGGCCCAGCGCGGCTATCCCGGCATCCATGCCGGGATGCCCACTGCGCAATACCTGCGTTCGGCCAGCGTGGTTAACGGGGCCCCAAGATCAACATCCACCGCGAGGCGGCCTGACAGCCGGCCTGGCTTTAGCGGGTGTACACCCATCCGACCTGTTTGAGCAGAACCTGTGGGAGCAAAGCTTGCTCGCGAGGCGGCCTGATAGCCGACCTGTCTCTCCGGCCGTACCTCGATCCAATTGTGGGAGCGGGCTTGCTCGCGAAGGCGTCGGCACAGCTTGCATCAAAGCAAAGCGCTACCCCTTGGCCCCAGGCGCCGCCATCTCCTTCGTTTCCAAATGATCCAACGCTCGCTCAACCAACAACTGAACCCCATCGGCCATGCGGCTGATCGCCAGGGCTACGCAGCGGCGTGAGTCATCGACATCATCGGCCAGGTCGGCGGCGATGGTGCTGATGGAGAGCAGGTCTTCGGAGGCGTTGGCCAGCAGGGTTTCGGTGTCGATGTGAGGGGAGACGATGAAAAGCTGGTGTTTGTCGGGTTCGGGCGGTGAGGAAGGTTGGGGTTTGAGGTAGTAATCGAGGGCGCGGGTGGCGGCGTCTTCGAGCTTTTTTCTTCTTGCGCTTCGACGCGGGATTTGTGGCCGTTTTGCGGTGGGTTTGGAGTGACCTTGTACATAAATAATTACCCGATATGTAATTGAATGGAAACTGACACCTTTCGTTGCACCGAAAGAGGTGGCAGCTGTGCGCGGGTGTGCAAGACCGGGCATATCGGACCCCGGCAGACCTCGAGAGTCTCCCGCGCGCAGCCGCCATAAACGCGCCAATACGAGCATGAGCCGTTTGACGTGGTAGTTGCGCGCCGATATGTACCGGACTTGCACGTCCGTGTCACCGTTTTCTGGTGACGAACAAAGGTTATCGCCGCTCGAAAGCGCTGCCTAGTTCATGAACAACGCTGCGTATTGAAGGAAATGTCCGAGGGTTTGGCGGGGGAAAAGATCAAAGGATCGTCCGAACGCGGCCCGAGCCTTCGGCAGCTCCTACAGAAGTGGGTGTAGGAGCTACCCAAGGCTCGGGCCGCGTTCGGACGATCGTTTGATCTTTCGCCTGGGACTCCATGCCCTGCGCAACGGATCAAGACTTGTTGGGCGACAACTCCGCCATCCCCTTGAGCAACTCGATCGGCAGCGGAAAAACGATGGTGGAGGTTTTGTCGCCGGCAATGGAGCCCAGCGTCTGCATGTAGCGCAGTTGCATGGCGCCTGGCTGGCGACCAAGCATTTCGGCGGCTTGCATGAGTTTTTCCGAGGCTTGCAGCTCGCCCTCAGCGTGGATCACCTTGGCCCGTCGTTCCCGCTCGGCTTCGGCCTGTCGGGCGATGGCGCGGATCATCGATTCATTGAGGTCCACGTGCTTGATTTCCACGTTGGCCACTTTGATACCCCAGGCGTCGGTCTGGGCGTCCAGCACTTGCTGGATGTCGCTGTTCAATTGCTCGCGCTCGGCCAGCAACTGGTCCAGGTCATGTTTGCCGAGAACGGCGCGCAATGTGGTCTGGGCCAGTTGGCTGGTCGCCATGAGAAAGTTTTCGACCTGGATGATTGCTTTCTGCGGGTCGAGCACGCGAAAGTACAGCACCGCGTTGACCTTCACCGAGACGTTGTCGCGAGTGATCACGTCCTGCGACGGTACGTCGAGGACAATGGTGCGCAAGTCGACGCGGATCATCTGCTGCACCACGGGAATCAGCAGGATCAGCCCCGGTCCTTTGACCTGCCAGAACCGGCCAAGCTGAAAAACCACCCCGCGTTCGTATTCGCGCAGGATCCGGAACGTTGAAGCCGCCAGTGCTATCAACAGCAACAACAGCATCGTAAAACCGATTTGCATACCCATCTCAGCCTCCTTGGGAATCAGCGGCGGCCACTTCCAGTAGCAAACCCTTGCGTGCGATGACCCGCACAGCCTGGCCTGGCCGCAGCGGCGTCGCGCTTGCTACCTGCCAGCGTTCGCCTTCCAGCTGGATCCAGCCATGATGATTATTGCCGGTCTGTAACGCTGTCACCGCCGTGACACTGCCCAACAGCGCGGCATCGCCGCTGACGGGTTTGCGCGGTCGGGTTTTCAACGCGCGGATCAGCAGGACGATCAGCAAAAAGCCGCTGATCAGGCCCAGAGCGATCATCAGGGGGACCGGTACATCGGCGTTGGTCAGGATAACCGCGCCAATGACGCACAGAATGATGCCGCCCAACCCGGCGACTCCGTAGTTGGGCAAGGCAGCCTCGGCGATCAGCAAGGCCACGCCCACTGCAATCAGCCAGAAACCCAAGGGATTGGCCGCCAGTAGCGCGAGTCCATCGGCCGCCAATGCCGGCCCGCTCATGGCCAGCAGCGCGACCGTAAAGCAGTGAATGTTCACGGGACCTCCACAACGCATTCGTCGTGACGTTACCCAGAGTCTAGTCGAGTCAACGGTTGATTGAATTTTGATCAGTCTGAACGGTCATCAAAGGACTAGACTGCGGGGAAGAACCCAGCCATCTGCCCAATGCTCAGGAGTCCCGCATGGAATCCCCGATCCACAGCCTGCCCGCGCTGTTCAAACAATTGGGCCTGTCTGACGACCCTGTTGAGATCGAAAAATTCATCACGACCCATTCGCCCCTCAAGCCTGAACTGCACTTGGCTGACGCGTTTTTCTGGAGCACAAGCCAGCAGCAGTTACTGCGTGAAGAAATCCTCGAGGATGCGGACTGGGCGGAAGTGGTGGACCAGTTGAATGTGTTGCTGCGCAAGGGCCGCGATGAGTGACACGTAAGCAGAACCTGTGGGAGCGGCGGGCTTGCTCGCGAATGCGTCGTATCAGCCAGCATCACCGACAACTGGCCCAGTGCTTTCGCGAGCAAGCCCGCTCCCACAGAGAAAGGTGTTTATTCCTTATGATTATTAATAAATAGCTTCTTATTCCTTAAGCAATATAGCCCGCCTCCCTATACTCGCCTGCAACAGACACGCGGGAGAGTACCCATGCACAACGAATCGATTCGCTACCTGGTTGTGCCGGGCTGGCAAGGATCGCCGCTAAACCACTGGCAAACCCATTGGCAGAACAGCCTGCCCAATAGCGCCCGGGTCGAACAGGCCGACTGGTTGACCCCTCGGCGTGAAGACTGGGTTGCGGCGCTGACCCAAGCCATTGCCGCCGACAGCAGGCCGGTGATCCTCATTGCCCATAGCCTGGGTTGCATCACGGTTGCCCACTGGGCGGCCAGTGCGCCGATGCAGTTTCTGCGGCGGGTTCGCGGAGCGTTACTGGTGGCGCCGGCGGATGTCGAACGGCCGGCCTGCGCGCCTGCGTTGCGCAATTTTGCGCCGATTCCCACTGATCTGCTGCCGTTCCCAAGCCAGGTGGTCAGTTCCGACAATGACCCAGCCGTAAGCGTTGAGCGCGCGCTTGAGCTGGCGAGCCACTGGGGCGCCGACGCCGGGATTCTGGCCGGGGCCGGGCATATCAATGTGAAGTCTGGCCATCAGCGTTGGGAGCAGGGCTTCGCCTATCTCTATCGTTTGCAAAACCGCCTGGAGCGTCACGCCCTGCGTCGCGCCTGAGTTTTTTGCCCTCCCGTCTCCCGGCGGTTGGGCCGGGAGTCTGCCATGAGCTTGCATGAAACCTTGGGTCAGCCACTGCTGACGTTTCCCGACGCACAAAAAAGCCCCCTGAGCATCCGCGCCAAGGCGTTGGTGTTCGTCGACCCGCGTTCGCAGCAACTGCGCGACGCATTGGAGCAACTGGCGCCGCGCTCGATCGCGGTACTGATCCGCGGCCAAACCGGTACCGGCAAGGAGTTGCTTGCCCGTTACCTGCATCGTGAAAGCGCTCGCGGCGGGTTGTTCGTTTCGGTCAATTGCGCGGCTATCAGCCCGACTTACGCCGAAGCAGAATTGTTCGGTTATGCCGTCGGCAGCCACAGCGGCTCGGCCAGTAGCCGGGCCGGCTGGTTCGGCTCGGCCAATGGCGGCACCCTTTATCTGGATGAGATCGGCGATTTACCCCTGCCGATCCAGATCAAATTGCTGGCGGCCCTGGAAAACCACGAGGTCACCCGTGTCGGCGCCCACCAGCCCAGCCCCGTGGATGTGCGCCTGGTCGCGGCCACCAGCATTGATCTGGCGCAAGCGGTGGCCGTTGGAAAGTTTCACGAACGGCTCTATCACTACCTTCGCGAAGGTCAACTCGAGCTGCCGGCGCTGCACGAGCGGGTGGGCGATATTCTGCCCCTGGCTGAATATTTTCTGGGCATCTACAGCCAGCGCCTCGGTCTGAGCGTGCCTCTGATCAGCGAAATGGCGCAGCACGCGCTGGAGCGGCACAACTGGCCGGGCAACACCCGCGAATTGGAAAACGTCATTCATTTCGCATTGCTGGTAAGTAATGGCGATTACATATTGCCAGAGCATCTCAACTTGCCACATCCCACGGAACCTTCGGAGTTAATCAAGCACCTGGCGCTAACGTTGGTCGGGCAGGGTAAGCGTCAGCAACTTGAACAATTAAAGCAGTGGTTCGCTGGCCTCTGATTCGTACATCAATCTTGCCAGATTAATTAACCCCGATGATCTTTATGTTGTTGGGGTTTTTGTTATGTGAATATTAAGCGTGTTCGTGAGGTACGCGGTTTTTCATAAAATTGTAAGTTGTTCCTGCAAATAATTTGTGTGGCTTTCGAGCTTGATTGCTAACTCGGTAATTGTCATTAATTGAATGGCAAAAGCAAGGTGATCAACCGAACAGGAAGACGGTCACAATTCAATTAATAAATACCGAGTATTAGAAAATGAACGACAAAAATAACAAGCCTGTCATGGCACACGAATCGACATGGACGGATTTAAAACATTTTGGAATTGTTTCCGTAACGGGGGGTAATCAACTATACCGAAACGGCTATCAACAATTGCTGGTCAAAGTATTCATCGAGGTGACGGACTGGTGGGGATACAGCCTCCCTCTGACTCAGTCTGAATTTGATTCTATTGTGTTGATTGATGGCATCACCGGGGCGGCGTTAACTAAAGACAGGCATCGGGGTGACGTCGGTGTCTGGAAATACACTGAACAGCAAGACAGCCGTTTTCGCCAACTGCCTCCTAATGGTCCTGTCCAAGGGCCGGTGCCGTCGGGGGAGTTTGTCTACACAAAGGATTTTTATGTCACGTCCAGCTCCGACAGGCCGATTGACTTGCAGCTACGTATAGCGCGAGCAGACGGCGAACCGTTTCAGTCCGATAGGCAGAAAGATTTTGGCGCTCTTGCATTGGTTCCACTCGCTCCGGCCACTTATCGACCTGAGCAGTATTCGGTTCGTCGCACGTCGGCCCCCTATACCAGCCACGGAGATATCGAGAAGGTCGAGATTTTCAATCTGGAGCTGATAATTGATCAGCAGCGAATGGAGTTCGTAACGGATTTCAGTATGGGGGCTCATCTTCGGATAGGAAGCGCGGACAGCCGATATACAGGTTACTACGTTGCCGGGTATGGGAATGGACGATCCATACGAACGGGAATGCCGGTGTATTGGGATCTGCCGGATGCGCTGGGAAGGGACCGGAGCGAAAACTGGCGTGTTGCATGGGTGCTCGCCTATGGGAAACACGGTGGGCGCGTGTGGGTCCGAGACCCTGTGGCGAGAACCTCTTTCGAATTGCGCGATATGTATGGAAATCTCCATCAGTTGCACTTGGAACTCACCGAAAGCCCGCTGGCGGTTCGGATTTATTGATAAAAACAAAAACAACTTTTTCAAGGAAGAATCCCATGACTCTCTCGTCTTCTGCCGCCGGGCAATTAACTTCGGCGGCCTTCAAGTTTGACAGTTTCGTCCGCTCGGGCGTGGATCCCCGTACGGGGAGCTACAGTTGCAGCGTGGCGTTGGACGCGGCGCCGGATAACGCAACCGGGGGGGCGAAGGTCTCAATGACCCTTTCATACGATTCCTTTAATGATCAGAATCTTGGTCTAGGAATCGGGTGGTCCCTTCGCACCTGCAGCTACGATCAGCGCCGCCGGAAATTGACGCTGACAAACGGTGAGACTTATCAACTTTTCATGAGTGGAAGTCAGGTTGCTTTCCAGGATAAGAAACTCGATAACTTGAGGGTCACGGTGCAAGGTGACGAACTTGTTATTGAGCATATCGATGGCCGGGCCGAAATTCTGTCACGTCCGAGTACGGCTTATAACGAGTGGCTGCTGGCGCGTGAGTATTGCCCCGATGGCAAGGAAACACGTTATGAATATTGTCTTTTATCCGGACGACGACAGCTGGTGGCCGTCTATCATCAGCGTCGCCGCGTCATGCATATCGACTACGCCCAGAACAGACCGACGCCACCGACGATTACCGTGTGGCCGGATATTCCTGCCAAGAGGCTCCAGTACCTGTTTACCCTGGAGAGCGGAGTGCTCGAACGAATCAGGCGGGTCACCGCACAAAATAGTGCATCGGTCTGGTCCTTTGGTTATGTGCGAAGTCATGGTTATTTGGTAATGAACGAAGTTCGTCAGCCAAACGGTGCTCAGGAAAGACTTACCTACCTAGCTGACGGCCATAAGCTCCCCACTGGGGCGCCGGCAACCTACTTGCCCGTGGTCAGCCAGTCGGTTATGTCTCCTGGCGGCGGGCAGCCGACGATTACTAACGTTTACGAGTATTCCAGCAGCAACTTCCTTGGGTATGGTTCAGGGTTTCGTTGGTCCGCTGAACGTGATGTGCTTTATGACGTGCGGCGCAACTATGAATACTCCAGTACTCAAATTCAGATGGTTCCCGGCACCAGTGGTGGACGTGAGGCTTCTCGAATCATTCGCACCTACAATCGCTTTCATTCGATGATTTCGCAAAGGACCATCAGCGGCAGCATGATGCACCTGCGGGAAATCGAATATTACGCTGAACCCAATCTGGCTTTCAGTGATCAGCCCCCACAGTTCCAGATGCAGCGCGTTGTGCGTGACAGTTTTT encodes the following:
- a CDS encoding sigma 54-interacting transcriptional regulator, giving the protein MSLHETLGQPLLTFPDAQKSPLSIRAKALVFVDPRSQQLRDALEQLAPRSIAVLIRGQTGTGKELLARYLHRESARGGLFVSVNCAAISPTYAEAELFGYAVGSHSGSASSRAGWFGSANGGTLYLDEIGDLPLPIQIKLLAALENHEVTRVGAHQPSPVDVRLVAATSIDLAQAVAVGKFHERLYHYLREGQLELPALHERVGDILPLAEYFLGIYSQRLGLSVPLISEMAQHALERHNWPGNTRELENVIHFALLVSNGDYILPEHLNLPHPTEPSELIKHLALTLVGQGKRQQLEQLKQWFAGL